The genomic DNA CTAAAGATCAGTGCGGGTATGGACACCTCGCGGTATCCGAACAACGCGGACAGGGTCAACCCCAGGAAGGACACGGCCAACACAAACGGCAGCATGAACAGCATGATCTCCCCGACGTTTCCCGCGTTGGGCAAGTCGAAGATTCGAAAGACCACCGTCATATAGAACAAAGGATAGAGATAATAGATCGACGCGAACGCTACTCCCCGTGCCAGCACGTCATAGAATCCAACGGCTCGGATACGTCCCGCCGTGCGATAGGCCTCGTTGCGCGTACCCCCGAGCATGCCAATGGCAATAAGCAAGGTCTGCTGCATGATCAGGATCAGCACCCCTGGGACGGCATAGGTGCCGTAACCGCCCGCGGGGTTGAACAACGGACGGGTCACCAACGGCAAAGGATCGCGCGCGGTCTTCGCGTGCTCTTCGCCAAAGCCCGCAGCGGTCATGCGGCGCACTTCCACGCCCGCCGACAGCGTCGCAGTCGCTTTGTAGAGACCGGTAGCGACTTGGCGGTACGTGAGGAAGCTCGTTGTCTCTGCATAACTGGAAACGACGGCCTGTTCCCCGCGCAGAATGTCGCGCTCGAATCCCTCGGGAATGGCGAATACGCCGCATGCCTCGCCCATCAGGACGAACTGTTGCGCTTCGGCGAGATCGCCTGTGCTTTTGACGATGCGCACTTCCTCCGTCGCATCGGCCCATCGCATGAGCTTGCGGCTTAACGCCGTGTGATCTTGATCCACACCGATGACAGGGACTTCCTTCATCACCTCGGTCGAATACGGCAAGGGATAGACCATCGTATAGATCATCAGTCCGGCCAATAGGATGAGAAAGACGCCGGAATCGGAGAAGATCGTGCGGTATTCGCCAAACAGGGCGCGAAAGAACCGAATCATGATCGCCCCCAGAACTTCGCATCACGCATGACCTGACTCAACCGCGGCAAGGTGAGCAGTGGAATCGCGAAGGCAAAAAGGGCCATTACTCCTAGATGATAGGCCGATGCTTGCGGAGGCGCGCCGCGCAACGTTTGCTGAAGCAGCACTTGCAGGTAATGAGACAGCGGTATGCTCCAGCTCCAGACCTTGGCTCCCAGTGGCATAGCTATGGCGGGATAGGTAACGCCGGCGACCGCGAATGCAGGCCCCGCATAGAAACCGGACAGGCTGCTGGCCAATCGCAAGTTGGCCGTAAAGACCACCAGCAGCACGCCCACCGCTTGATACGCGAGCACAAATAACAAGCTCGCCAGCGCCAGCACCCACGGACTTCCGTTCATGGGCACACCGAGGAATCGTACCAGCAGAACCACCGAAAAACAGGTGAGGACGAAATAGCAGACGGTGTGAGGCGCGAGTTTGCCCAGCAAGGCGATAAGCGGGCGGTTTCCCGATACACGTAGCCATTCTTTGGCCGTGCCATGTTTCAGTTCAGTGCCAACAACCCACACCGCCATCATCAACACGAATGCCTGGATCATCGTGGGGAACAGTGCCGGCAACAAGAAGTACATGTAGTTGAGGTTGGGATTGAAGAGCAGATGCTGATCGACGCGAATCGGTTCGTAGGTCTCTTTCGCTTGCGACGGATACTCGCCCCGCGCAACTCGCATGCGCATATCGGTCCCCGCCGAGACAGTCCCTACAACGTCGCGCACCGCCCGGCTGACGACGCTGCTGGTCAGCAGCCATTGGTTGTTGACGTAAGCCGTCACGGCAGGACTGTCGCCACGCTTCGCATCGCGCTCGAGATCCTCGGGCATGTACACCATGGCATAAGCGCGACCCGTGCGAATCGCGGCAGCACCTTCCTTGGGATCATGCACCGAAGCCGCTACAGCAAGCGCCGGTGTGGCGTCCAGCATTCGAATGATCTGGCGAGACAGCGTTGAGTCGTCTCCGTCATACACGACAACAGGCAAGTCGCGCGGCACCCCCTTGTAAAATGTGGAGTAAAGGACCGTGAAGGAAGTCAGCGGCAGAACAAACAGGAACATGAGGTAGAAGCGGCTGCGGGTCATCCGGCGCAACTCGCGCCCGACGACGGGCAAAAGGCCCGTCCTCATCGCGGACTTCGAATCGTTTTTGTCCGAGTCCTTCATTGGTCTTATCTCAGAGAGGGGATCGCACTTACTGGGCTGTCTGAGTGGCGGCTGCGTCTCGAGCCCACGGCACGATCACACT from Candidatus Hydrogenedentota bacterium includes the following:
- a CDS encoding ABC transporter permease — protein: MIRFFRALFGEYRTIFSDSGVFLILLAGLMIYTMVYPLPYSTEVMKEVPVIGVDQDHTALSRKLMRWADATEEVRIVKSTGDLAEAQQFVLMGEACGVFAIPEGFERDILRGEQAVVSSYAETTSFLTYRQVATGLYKATATLSAGVEVRRMTAAGFGEEHAKTARDPLPLVTRPLFNPAGGYGTYAVPGVLILIMQQTLLIAIGMLGGTRNEAYRTAGRIRAVGFYDVLARGVAFASIYYLYPLFYMTVVFRIFDLPNAGNVGEIMLFMLPFVLAVSFLGLTLSALFGYREVSIPALIFSSLPAVFLTGIVWPVEAIPTWLRHASFLLPSTMGCPGFVRLNQMGAGFREVQNEWTTLWLLAGLYVVLAWLTMRRVPDVPSGAANEEGVYSDAVHGVTSPVR
- a CDS encoding ABC transporter permease yields the protein MKDSDKNDSKSAMRTGLLPVVGRELRRMTRSRFYLMFLFVLPLTSFTVLYSTFYKGVPRDLPVVVYDGDDSTLSRQIIRMLDATPALAVAASVHDPKEGAAAIRTGRAYAMVYMPEDLERDAKRGDSPAVTAYVNNQWLLTSSVVSRAVRDVVGTVSAGTDMRMRVARGEYPSQAKETYEPIRVDQHLLFNPNLNYMYFLLPALFPTMIQAFVLMMAVWVVGTELKHGTAKEWLRVSGNRPLIALLGKLAPHTVCYFVLTCFSVVLLVRFLGVPMNGSPWVLALASLLFVLAYQAVGVLLVVFTANLRLASSLSGFYAGPAFAVAGVTYPAIAMPLGAKVWSWSIPLSHYLQVLLQQTLRGAPPQASAYHLGVMALFAFAIPLLTLPRLSQVMRDAKFWGRS